TCTGTTGCGGCGCCACATCCATATAATCAATCTGTTCCGGGTTCCCCAACAAAAAGCCGGAGTGCAAACGACATGAAACACGGCGGGTGAATTCTTTGTGCTCGTTCAGAGATGCATTCGCCTGAGCGATAACAAATTTATCTTCCTTATCAGCAGAGAGATATTCATAAACTTCAGAGACGAAGGGGGTTATCAGGATGAAATCAACGTCCAATTTCGCCAGTTTCTTCGCCAGGTCTTTGTCAATACGCTCACCCTTGACGCCAATCACCTTGTCAGTCTTGGGGTCTTTCACATCTTCCCGAAGCTCGTGACCTTCCAGGTCATCCTTCGGTTTGAGCTGTTTGACCACTTTGCGATAAGGTGTCTCAATGAAGCCATATTCATTGACGGTGGCGTAGGTCGCCATACGGCCGATCAGACCAATGTTTGGACCTTCAGGGGTCTCAATCGGGCAGATCCGGCCATAGTGGGTGTGATGCACGTCACGCACATCAAAGCCAGCGCGTTCACGCCGCAGACCGCCAGGGCCTAAAGCAGAGAGGGTCCGTTTGTGACGCAACTCGGAGAGCGGGTTGGTTTCTTCCATGAATTGGGACAACTGACTGGAACCGAAGAACTCTCGCAGGGACGCCACAACTGGGCGAATGTTCACGAGGCTGGTCGGTGAAACCTGGTCCTGATCACGGATGGACATACGCTCACGGATGACACGTTCCATCCGGCGCAAGCCCACGCGGAGTTTATTCTGGATCAATTCACCAACGGTCTTCACTCGGCGGTTGCCGAGATGGTCGATATCATCCTCACGAACCACACCGTTGTTGATCTGGATCATCCGGCGCACAATGTGCAGGATATCCGATTTGGTGATCGTCCGGTGGCTGATCGGGATTTCCTGATCCAGTTTCTGGTTCAGTTTATAGCGCCCGACCCGTTCGAGGTCATAGCGTCGTTGATCAAAGAGTTGCTCTTCCAGGAATTCCTTAGCATTCTCCAGGGTTGGCGGGTCGCCAGGGCGTAAGCGCTTGAAGAATTCAATCAGCGCGGCCTGGGCCACTGTCCGGTTTCCATCCAATTCCCAGGCAGGTTCCTGGTTAATGGAAGAAGGAATGAACAGCCGGTCGGGATTGGTATCGACATCCTTGAAGAGTTCGATCAATTCTTCATCGTTACCGGTCTTGATCGGGGAAAAGTCACCCATGCCATCATCCACGGCTGCCAGAGCGCGCAGGAAAACGGTCACAGGGGTAGTGCGTTTGCGGTTGAATTTAATGATCACATAATCGTTCTTACGGGTCTCAAACTCCATCCAGGCCCCGCGATCTGGGATCATTTTGGCGGTGGAAAGGAACCGACCGGTAGTGCGGTCCACTTCACGCTCAAAATAAACACCGGGAGAGCGGATCAACTGGGAAACAACCACACGCTCGGTACCATTAATAATGAAGGTACCCTTGGGAGTCATCTCCGGAAAATCACCCAGGAAGAGATCGGACTTAATCGGCTCTTGGATGTCCTTACCCTTCAACAGCACGCTGACATACAGCGGCGAAGCATAGGTCAGGTCACGTTCGAGACATTCCTCAATGGTATTCTTGGGGTCTTCGAACCAATACTTCAGGTCCCATTCCTTCGAGATCTCATCGTCGCTGGGGAAATAAAGCTGCATTCCCTTGTTGTACGATTCGATTGGAGAAATCTCACCGAATAATTGTGTAAAACCTTCTCGCTTAAGCCGCAAGAAGGAATCCATCTGAACTTGAATCAATTTGGGGAGTTCCAGACCAACTGGAATTCGTCGGTACGATTTGGTGGGCAATAATTCTGCCATTAGCACTCCTGGTAAGCTAAGATTGCCGGGATTTAATCTATAATCGATAATCCATTTAAATAAATAAGCAGGCGCAAAGCGCAAGTTGTCATTATAACAAATTGAGGGGGAAGAGTCAAGCTATCTATCCGTTTTTATCACCCGCCCATCCATCATAGCACAATTTGACCAAAAATTTCAACTGGCTCTCAATAAAACCCAAAAATAGACGGACATCAACTCTATTAAATCGGTAAGTAGTCAATTTAACAAATAATTGGAGTCCCTGAAAAAAAACCGCCAGGCCTGTCTCATCCATAGAGAAAGCAAGATCAACGAGAAACCAAAAATCGGTGCGGTTACGCTAATTACCCAGAGCAGGCTTAATCCGGCAAAACAACTTTACGGGCACAGCGTATTATACAGGTTCACAAGTTTTAAGCAAACTATCCTATCAAAGTATCTTAGTCACGTCCATAAAAGTTCTATTATTATTTTTACCTTTTTTTTCGCAGCCCATCATATCCCGCCTTTTTTCTCGGTTTCAAGATGACATATATCCACTCCGCCCTTAAAACCAAAGGCTGCTCAACTTGTGAGCAGCCTGTTTGGCAATTCTTATTTCGTAAGGCTTATTTCTTCAACAGCGCTTTTTCAATTTCAACCTTGTCCAATGGTTTCAGGCAGAAGAACCAATCGTAGCATTTAAACTTGCTCGTATCTTCCATCCGTTCCTTGGCAGCACCGCAGGTGCCGGCAGGAGAAATGATCACGTCCTCACCAGGTACCCAATCTGCGGGGGTGGCAACTTTGAATTCATCGGCGGTCTGCATAGCGATCACGGCCCGATAGATTTCATCAAAATTGCGGCCGAGGCTCAGCGGGTAATAAATGATGGCCCGGATGATGCCCTTGGGATCGATAAAGAACACAGCACGAACAGCCTGAGTGCCGCTCTCATTGGGCTGGATCATCCCGTATTTGTGGGCAACATTCATCGAGATATCCTCGATCAACGGGAAGTTGACTTCAACATCCTTCATGCCATGATATTCAATCTTTTCCTTGATCGTGCGGAGCCAGGCGATGTGGCTGTGAAGGCCGTCAACTGAGAGACCAACCAACTTGGTGTTGGCTTTGGCGAATTTCTCTTCCAGGGAAGCGAAGGTCATAAATTCGGAGGTACAAACGGGGGTGAAGTCAGCGGGATGGCTGAAGAGGATCACCCAGCTGCCTTTATAATCTGAGGGGAAGTTGATCTCACCCTGCGTGGTGACAGCTTTGAATTCAGGGGCTTTATCGCCAATGCGGGGCATCGGAATGACTGTTGATGATTCTTGAATTTCCATACTTTTCTCCATTTCGCCTATTTAGTATTTGGTTTTTGGTTTTTATGTCTTTGGTCCGGACATTCTCTTTTGAAAATGTCGTTTTCTTTTAAACATATCCTGCTCGTGTTTTATTTATAATTATTATTTATTTGTATTCATTATAATTTTATCAATGCCAAATGTCAAGCCATTTCGGGGATTTAACCTTAAAAAATCGTTATTACGTCGGAAATGACATCACGCAATGGCCATTCTCGTCTTTAAATGTCTAAGGTAAAATCAGCCTATCAAACTAATCAACGCTTTTCATTCATAACTCTCAAATATCAAGGAGCAAAATCACCATGATTCCAATCCGCGATCAAATCAGGACCCGCCGCGTACCTGTTGTCAACTACCTGCTGATCACCATCAATATCATCATCTTCGTATTTGAATGGCTCGCAGGGGCAACGACGGAAAACACCGCCCTGCTCTCCCAGCTCGCCTTCACCCCAGCCACCTTCCTGGCCGCACCGGGCAACCCGGGCAATCTCGCTTCCATCTTCACCTCCATGTTCATGCACGCAGGCTGGCTGCACCTGGCCGGGAATATGCTGTACCTATGGATCTTTGGTGATAATGTCGAGGATCGCCTGGGCCACGTCCCCTACTTGCTCTTCTACCTGGCCGGCGGCGTTATCGCAGCCCTTACTCACGCTTTCATAAATCCCACTTCTCTCCTGCCCACCGTCGGGGCCAGCGGCGCGATTGCCGCCGTCCTCGGGGCATACCTGGTCTTCTATCCCCACAGCCGGGTCCAGACATTCATCCCAATCGGCTTCTTTATGACTCTCAGAGCGCTCCCGGCCTCTATCCTGTTGGCGTTTTGGTTCATTTTGCAGCTATTCAACGGAGTCCTATCATTGGGTATGACGCAAGATGTGGGTGGTACGGCCTTCTGGGCCCACATCGGCGGCTTCGTAATTGGTGTGATCGTCGCGCTAACCGTTGGGAAAGGTCGGAAAAACGACCAATATGAACCACAATGGTAATGTGAGCACTCTTGAAAATTGACATCCTGCCAAAAGGTATGGTAGGATACTTGTAAATTGAAACATGCAACAGTTGAACGGGGAGCCTGATTTTTCAGGCTGAGAGGAGGACATTCGGTCCTCGACCCGCAAGACCTGATCCGGATAATGCCGGCGGAGGGATAAGACTTGTTAACTAATCAACACCCTCCCCGTCAAGAGAGGGTGTTTTTCTATGCTCAAAGACAATCAAAGGGTCATTCTCTTTGTCAATGGCGACCTGCCAGAGCCGGAGAAGCTGCATACCCGTTTATTGCCCACGGATATCCTGATCGCGGTGGATGGCGGTCTGCGCCACATTGTCTCCCTGGGTCTCACCCCCGACCTGATCCTCGGCGACCTGGATTCCGCTATTCCGGAAGATGTCCAGAAATTTGAAGCGCAGGGCGTCCCGGTCCGGCGCTACCCCATCGCCAAAGATGAAACCGATCTTGAACTCGGTATCCTGGCCGCCCTGGAACATCATCCTCAGACCATCTGGATCGTCGCAGCCATTGGCGGCCGGCTGGACCAGACCCTCGGCAATATCCTCCTGCTGACCCAAGCATCTCTGACGGATATCGATGTCCGGCTGATGGATGGCTCGCAGGAGGTCTTCCTGATCCGAGATCACGCCGTCATCACCGGGCAGCCCGGCCAAACCGTCTCCCTGCTTCCCCTAATGGGGCCGGTACCAGGTGTCTTAACAGATAAAATGGCCTACCCCCTCAACCACGAAACTCTCTATCCCGACCGAACCCGCGGCATCAGCAACCTGATGACCACCACAACAGCTTCTGTCACAATCGATAGCGGTATATTGCTTTGCATCCATACTTTCAACACAACCAATCAATAGAAAGGTTCCAAAAAATAATGAAGAAATCACTTCTTATCCTAATCGTCATCGCCGGCATCCTGGCCGCCTGCACCGGGCAATCCCCTGATGCCACCGCGACAGAAACCCGCACCCTGACCGTGATGACCCACGACTCCTTCGCCATCAGTGAAGATGTTATCGCCCAATTTGAGGCCGAGAACAATGTCAAAGTTGAATTCGTCCGCAGCGGCGACACTGGCGCAGCCCTCAACAAAGCCATCCTCTCCAAGGACAATCCCCTGGCAGATGTCTTCTATGGGGTTGATAACACCTTCCTGACCCGTGCGCTGGAAGGCGGGATCTTTGAATCCTACCAATCCCCGCTCCTCGCCCAGGTGCCTGAGGAATTCCAGCTTGATTCGAGTTTCTCTGCCCTGTCAATTGATTATGGTGATGTCTGCATCAACTATGACAAAGCCTATTTCGAAGATAACAGCTTGACCGTCCCAACCACCCTGGAAGAATTGGTTCAACCGGAATACGCCGGTCTGCTGGCCGTCGAAAATCCTTCCACATCTTCCCCCGGGCTGGCCTTCCTGATGGCAACCATCGCTGAATTTGGTGAAGACGGCTATCTGGCTTACTGGCAGCAGCTGGTCGATAACGGCCTGGTGGTCGTCAACGACTGGGAGACTGCTTACTATACAAATTTCAGCGGCTCCTCCGGACGGGGTCCTCAGCCAATGGTTGTTTCCTATGGCTCCAGCCCCGCTGCCGAGGTCGTCTACGCCGAATCCCCGATTGAAGAAGCCCCCACAGCCTCCATCGTGGGCCCCAATACGTGCTTCCGCCAAATCGAATTCGCCGGCATCCTCAAAGGTACCCAGAACCGTGACCTGGCTGAGAAGTTCATTGACTTCATGCTCAGCCCCACCTTCCAGGAGGATATCCCCCTGCAGATGTTCGTTTTCCCGGTCAGCACTGAAGCGGAATTACCCGTTGCTTTTCAGGATAACGTGGATATCCCCACCCAGCCCGCAACCTTGGCCCCGGATTTGATTGATGCCAACCGGGAAGCCTGGATCAACGCCTGGACGGAGACGGTTCTGCAGTGACCTTGCACTCAGCCCGCATTCGCGGACTCTTCAAACGACCCACCTGGCGGGCAGCGCTTTTCTGGCTGCTGCCCGCCGCCTTCCTGGGCGTCTTCTTCTATCAGCCGCTGCTGGCAATCTTCAACCTGTTGATATCGCCGGAATGGGGCTTTGACCTCTCCGCTCTGAATTGGAGTCAGGTTTGGGAGCCGCTGCGGTTCACCTTCTTTCAAGCGACCCTCTCCACCCTGCTAACCCTGCTGGTTGGTCTGCCCAGTGCCTGGTTATTCGCACAATTTACCTTCCCGGGCAAGAAGACCCTCAAGCTGCTCTCCACCCTGCCTTTCATCCTGCCAACTGTTGTGGTGGCTGCCGGGTTCAACGCCTTGCTGGGACCCCGAGGTTGGTTAAACCTGGGGATGATGACACTATTCAACCTCGATTCGCCCCCCATTCAATTTCTCAACACCTTTGGGGCAATCCTGACCGCCCATGTTTTCTACAACACAACAATCATCATTCGAGTGGTCAGCAACGCCTGGTCCCGCCAGAACGTCCGCTTCCAGCAGGCTGCCCGTGTGCTGGGCGCCGGCCCCTGGCGAACTTTTCGCGAAGTCACCCTGCCCCTCCTGCGGCCGGCGATCCTCTCCGCCACTCTGCTGGTATTCCTCTTCAATTTCACCAGCTTTGGCGTGATTCTGATGCTGGGCGGTCCCCAGTTTGCCACCCTGGAAGTGGATATCTACATCCAGGCCATGCACCTGCTGAACCTGCCCCTGGCTGCCATCCTTTCCATCCTGCAGTTGATCTGTACCCTGATCATCACCATTGGTCACAACCGGATCAACCGCAAAGATGTGCTTTCATCCTCCACCCGCGCCCAAACTATGCCCATCCGCAAGCCCAAACGCGGCTTTGAGACTTTTGTCGTGGTAGTGCTGGTCATCACCCTCTTCACCCTCCTGGTCTCACCTCTGGCAGCCC
This Chloroflexota bacterium DNA region includes the following protein-coding sequences:
- a CDS encoding peroxiredoxin, encoding MPRIGDKAPEFKAVTTQGEINFPSDYKGSWVILFSHPADFTPVCTSEFMTFASLEEKFAKANTKLVGLSVDGLHSHIAWLRTIKEKIEYHGMKDVEVNFPLIEDISMNVAHKYGMIQPNESGTQAVRAVFFIDPKGIIRAIIYYPLSLGRNFDEIYRAVIAMQTADEFKVATPADWVPGEDVIISPAGTCGAAKERMEDTSKFKCYDWFFCLKPLDKVEIEKALLKK
- a CDS encoding rhomboid family intramembrane serine protease, which codes for MIPIRDQIRTRRVPVVNYLLITINIIIFVFEWLAGATTENTALLSQLAFTPATFLAAPGNPGNLASIFTSMFMHAGWLHLAGNMLYLWIFGDNVEDRLGHVPYLLFYLAGGVIAALTHAFINPTSLLPTVGASGAIAAVLGAYLVFYPHSRVQTFIPIGFFMTLRALPASILLAFWFILQLFNGVLSLGMTQDVGGTAFWAHIGGFVIGVIVALTVGKGRKNDQYEPQW
- a CDS encoding thiamine diphosphokinase → MLKDNQRVILFVNGDLPEPEKLHTRLLPTDILIAVDGGLRHIVSLGLTPDLILGDLDSAIPEDVQKFEAQGVPVRRYPIAKDETDLELGILAALEHHPQTIWIVAAIGGRLDQTLGNILLLTQASLTDIDVRLMDGSQEVFLIRDHAVITGQPGQTVSLLPLMGPVPGVLTDKMAYPLNHETLYPDRTRGISNLMTTTTASVTIDSGILLCIHTFNTTNQ
- a CDS encoding thiamine ABC transporter substrate-binding protein, which produces MKKSLLILIVIAGILAACTGQSPDATATETRTLTVMTHDSFAISEDVIAQFEAENNVKVEFVRSGDTGAALNKAILSKDNPLADVFYGVDNTFLTRALEGGIFESYQSPLLAQVPEEFQLDSSFSALSIDYGDVCINYDKAYFEDNSLTVPTTLEELVQPEYAGLLAVENPSTSSPGLAFLMATIAEFGEDGYLAYWQQLVDNGLVVVNDWETAYYTNFSGSSGRGPQPMVVSYGSSPAAEVVYAESPIEEAPTASIVGPNTCFRQIEFAGILKGTQNRDLAEKFIDFMLSPTFQEDIPLQMFVFPVSTEAELPVAFQDNVDIPTQPATLAPDLIDANREAWINAWTETVLQ
- a CDS encoding iron ABC transporter permease, which codes for MTLHSARIRGLFKRPTWRAALFWLLPAAFLGVFFYQPLLAIFNLLISPEWGFDLSALNWSQVWEPLRFTFFQATLSTLLTLLVGLPSAWLFAQFTFPGKKTLKLLSTLPFILPTVVVAAGFNALLGPRGWLNLGMMTLFNLDSPPIQFLNTFGAILTAHVFYNTTIIIRVVSNAWSRQNVRFQQAARVLGAGPWRTFREVTLPLLRPAILSATLLVFLFNFTSFGVILMLGGPQFATLEVDIYIQAMHLLNLPLAAILSILQLICTLIITIGHNRINRKDVLSSSTRAQTMPIRKPKRGFETFVVVVLVITLFTLLVSPLAALALRSVVKLDANRGERGEIQQGFTLQYYTALWENPRGSLFYVPPIEAARNSLMFALITIAIAVFLGTLVAYGQNQPSRLNAILDPLLMLPLGASAITLGLGFIIVFNKPPFSTLTFPILLPIAHSLIALPFVVRTLGPALQSIPASLRNAARVLGAKPFRVWWEVDLPLMAPSILVSMIFALTISLGEFGATSFLTRPQFPTLPIAIYRYISQPGALNYGQALAMSTLLMLVCAAGIFLIERLRLPDKEIF